One part of the Microlunatus elymi genome encodes these proteins:
- a CDS encoding carboxymuconolactone decarboxylase family protein, giving the protein MSDDNLTTAQRLAGDFAPKLADLTDNVLFADVWERPELSQRDRSLVTVSSLVTSGSTEQLVGHLRRAKANGLTEEELAEAIIHLAFYAGWPKAMSAVKVVRTVFADND; this is encoded by the coding sequence GTGTCCGACGACAATCTGACAACCGCCCAACGGTTGGCCGGAGACTTCGCGCCGAAGCTCGCCGACCTCACCGACAACGTCCTGTTCGCCGACGTGTGGGAACGTCCCGAACTCTCCCAGCGGGACCGCAGTCTGGTCACAGTGTCCAGCCTGGTCACCTCCGGCAGCACCGAACAGCTCGTCGGCCATCTGCGCCGGGCCAAGGCCAACGGACTCACCGAGGAAGAACTGGCCGAGGCGATCATCCACCTCGCCTTCTACGCCGGCTGGCCCAAGGCCATGTCCGCGGTCAAGGTCGTCCGAACCGTCTTTGCCGACAACGACTGA
- a CDS encoding SDR family oxidoreductase: MPDNPSDGPVAVITGASSGIGAATARALAANGYRLALLARRTDRLEQLAVELGGDAVAIAADVTDRGAVVAAAERVRQKLGAADVLVNNAGVMLLGPFDSSQREEQRRMVEVNLLGAMTATEVFLDQLRTGSGGDLVNISSVAGRTARAGNAAYAATKWGMNGWSEALRQELQPAVRVTVIEPGAVATELTDHITDPTAKQASEQFYEQLAISAEDVAGVIAFAVTRPRRMTLNEILLRPTGQPG; encoded by the coding sequence ATGCCTGACAATCCGTCCGACGGCCCCGTCGCCGTGATCACCGGCGCGTCCTCCGGTATCGGCGCTGCCACTGCCCGCGCACTGGCCGCCAACGGCTACCGGTTGGCTCTGCTGGCCCGCCGTACCGATCGCCTCGAACAGCTCGCTGTCGAGCTCGGAGGTGACGCGGTGGCGATCGCCGCCGACGTCACCGATCGCGGCGCCGTGGTCGCCGCGGCCGAACGCGTACGGCAGAAGTTGGGTGCTGCCGATGTGCTGGTCAACAACGCGGGTGTGATGCTGCTGGGCCCGTTCGACAGCAGCCAACGGGAAGAACAACGCCGGATGGTCGAGGTCAACCTGCTCGGTGCGATGACCGCCACCGAGGTTTTCCTTGATCAACTCCGCACCGGATCCGGTGGCGACCTGGTCAACATCTCCTCGGTCGCCGGCCGTACTGCTCGCGCCGGCAACGCCGCCTACGCAGCAACCAAATGGGGGATGAACGGCTGGTCGGAGGCGCTGCGCCAGGAACTCCAACCCGCCGTCCGCGTCACGGTCATCGAACCCGGCGCCGTCGCCACCGAACTCACCGACCACATCACCGACCCGACCGCCAAACAGGCGTCCGAGCAGTTCTACGAACAGCTCGCCATCAGCGCCGAAGACGTCGCCGGTGTGATCGCCTTCGCCGTCACCCGCCCGAGGCGGATGACGCTGAACGAGATCCTCCTGCGGCCAACCGGCCAACCCGGATAG
- the hpaD gene encoding 3,4-dihydroxyphenylacetate 2,3-dioxygenase has protein sequence MTTTDPAADAAADTAAPGLVPPDIVRCAYLDLVVTDLAASRKFYVDVLGLVVTEEDDQEIYLRPLEEFIHHNLVLRKGPVAAAAAFAFRVRTPSDVDRAEQWFAARGCRTERREHGFVKGIGDAVRVIDPLGFPYEFFFAVEHVERLAWRYDLYTPGALVRLDHFNQVTPDVPKGRAYLEELGFRVTEDIKDDQGITYAAWLRRKDTVHDTALTGGDGPRLHHIAFSTHEQHNIIAICDKLGALRMSDVIERGPGRHGVSNAFYLYVRDPDGHRVEIYTQDYYTGDPDNPVVTWDVHDNQRRDWWGNPVVPSWYTDASLVLDLDGNPQPVVQRTDASELAVTVGADGFSYTRRDDQEEGFKLGNSV, from the coding sequence ATGACCACCACCGATCCCGCTGCTGATGCCGCCGCCGACACCGCGGCGCCCGGCCTCGTACCACCGGACATTGTCCGCTGCGCCTATCTCGATCTGGTTGTCACCGACCTGGCCGCATCCCGGAAGTTCTACGTGGACGTGCTCGGCCTGGTCGTCACCGAAGAAGATGATCAAGAGATCTACCTTCGGCCGCTGGAGGAGTTCATCCACCACAATCTGGTCCTGCGCAAGGGACCGGTCGCTGCCGCAGCCGCGTTCGCCTTCCGGGTGCGTACGCCCTCCGATGTCGATCGGGCCGAGCAGTGGTTCGCGGCGCGCGGCTGCCGAACCGAGCGGCGAGAACACGGCTTCGTCAAGGGCATCGGCGATGCCGTACGGGTGATCGATCCGCTCGGCTTCCCGTACGAATTCTTCTTTGCTGTCGAGCATGTGGAGCGACTGGCCTGGCGTTACGACCTCTACACACCCGGTGCGCTGGTTCGTCTTGATCACTTCAACCAGGTCACCCCGGACGTGCCGAAGGGCCGTGCCTACCTTGAGGAGTTGGGATTCCGGGTCACCGAGGACATCAAAGATGATCAAGGAATCACGTACGCGGCCTGGCTGCGGCGTAAGGACACCGTGCACGACACCGCGCTGACCGGAGGCGACGGGCCGCGGCTGCATCACATCGCCTTCTCCACCCACGAACAGCACAACATCATCGCGATCTGCGACAAGCTCGGCGCGCTGCGGATGTCCGACGTGATCGAACGCGGCCCGGGCCGGCACGGAGTCTCCAACGCCTTCTACCTGTACGTCCGCGACCCCGATGGACACCGGGTCGAGATCTACACCCAGGACTACTACACCGGCGATCCGGACAACCCGGTGGTGACCTGGGACGTGCACGACAACCAGCGCCGGGACTGGTGGGGCAACCCCGTGGTGCCGTCCTGGTACACCGATGCGTCGCTGGTTCTTGATCTTGACGGCAATCCGCAACCGGTGGTCCAGCGGACCGACGCCAGCGAGCTGGCCGTCACGGTCGGCGCGGACGGTTTTTCCTACACCCGCAGGGATGACCAGGAAGAAGGCTTCAAGCTCGGAAACTCGGTCTGA
- a CDS encoding aldo/keto reductase, with product MSESSTLSLNNEVVMPALGFGVFQTPPDETRAAVSAALAAGYRLIDTAAAYGNERQVGEAIAASGLERSDVFVETKIWISDYGYDRTLHGFEKSARKLGLDQLDLLILHQALPSDFDKTLEAYRALETLLADGKVRAIGVSNFMVDHLRSLLDHANVVPAVNQIEVHPYFSQPGLQTTNAEHGILTQAWSPIGGITFYRDGQHTSTLQDPVIGEIAQAHGKSPAQVMLRWHLQQGRSAIPKSTNPQRIGENFDVFDFDLSTDELARIDALDTGRRGGPEPEAITLASFGRDIPED from the coding sequence ATGTCTGAGAGTTCCACCCTGTCCTTGAACAACGAGGTCGTGATGCCGGCGCTGGGCTTCGGCGTCTTCCAGACTCCGCCGGACGAGACCCGCGCCGCGGTGTCGGCGGCCCTGGCAGCCGGCTACCGGCTGATCGACACAGCCGCCGCGTACGGCAATGAGCGCCAGGTCGGCGAGGCGATCGCCGCTTCCGGGCTGGAGCGATCCGACGTGTTCGTGGAGACCAAGATCTGGATCAGCGACTACGGCTATGACCGGACGCTGCACGGGTTCGAGAAGAGCGCACGCAAGCTCGGCCTGGATCAGCTCGATCTGTTGATCTTGCATCAGGCGTTGCCGTCGGACTTCGACAAGACCCTGGAGGCCTACCGAGCGCTGGAAACCTTGCTGGCCGACGGGAAGGTACGCGCGATCGGGGTCAGCAACTTCATGGTCGACCACCTGAGATCCCTGCTGGATCACGCGAACGTGGTCCCGGCGGTCAACCAGATCGAGGTGCACCCGTACTTCTCCCAGCCCGGGCTACAGACGACGAACGCCGAGCACGGCATCCTGACCCAGGCCTGGTCACCGATCGGCGGCATCACCTTCTACCGCGACGGCCAGCACACCAGCACCCTGCAGGACCCGGTGATCGGCGAGATCGCTCAGGCACACGGCAAGTCGCCGGCCCAGGTGATGTTGCGCTGGCACCTGCAGCAGGGCCGCTCCGCCATCCCGAAATCGACCAACCCACAGCGGATCGGTGAGAACTTCGACGTCTTCGACTTCGATCTCAGCACCGACGAGCTGGCCCGGATCGACGCCCTGGACACCGGCCGGCGTGGCGGCCCCGAACCCGAGGCGATCACCCTCGCGTCCTTCGGCCGAGACATCCCCGAGGACTGA
- the dapA gene encoding 4-hydroxy-tetrahydrodipicolinate synthase, whose product MAANPAGYRTRPDELTGSIAPVVTPFTEEGEVDHDSLANLVDWQISQGSNGISIGGSTGEPSAQTIDERAAAIATVIKTADGRVPVVPGTGSAKLQETIDLTGAAYEAGVDAALVITPYYARPTQEALYVWYETVAAEYPDLPIIAYNVPSRTAVEIAPQTVARLFRDVPNFVGVKETTKDFEHFSRVIKAAGRELLVWSGIELLCLPLLALGGTGFVSATANIAPAATRRMYDAYTEGRFDEALEIHYGLHPLVDLIFVETNPAPVKWVLEQRGLINSGHVRPPLITPTDAGLVKITSLLNEGADYLSPVHDNDTIAARRSSQPGAS is encoded by the coding sequence ATGGCAGCGAACCCGGCTGGATACCGGACTCGGCCCGACGAGTTGACGGGGTCCATCGCGCCGGTGGTCACGCCGTTCACCGAGGAAGGTGAAGTTGATCATGACTCGCTGGCCAATCTGGTCGATTGGCAGATCTCCCAAGGCTCCAACGGGATCTCCATCGGTGGCTCGACCGGAGAGCCGAGTGCGCAGACCATCGACGAACGGGCGGCCGCCATTGCGACGGTGATCAAGACCGCCGACGGCAGAGTGCCGGTGGTGCCCGGCACCGGTTCGGCGAAGCTGCAGGAGACCATCGACCTGACCGGGGCAGCGTACGAGGCCGGAGTGGACGCGGCGCTGGTGATCACTCCGTACTACGCCCGGCCGACGCAGGAAGCGCTGTACGTCTGGTACGAGACGGTGGCTGCCGAGTATCCGGACCTGCCGATCATCGCCTACAACGTGCCCAGCCGGACCGCGGTCGAGATCGCACCGCAGACGGTCGCCCGGTTGTTCCGCGACGTGCCGAATTTCGTTGGGGTGAAGGAAACCACGAAGGACTTCGAACACTTCTCCCGGGTGATCAAGGCGGCCGGCCGGGAGCTACTGGTGTGGTCCGGGATCGAACTGTTGTGCCTGCCGTTGCTGGCGCTGGGTGGCACCGGGTTCGTCAGTGCGACCGCCAACATCGCCCCGGCAGCGACCCGGCGGATGTACGACGCGTACACCGAGGGCCGATTCGACGAGGCACTCGAGATTCACTACGGGCTGCACCCGCTGGTCGATCTGATCTTCGTCGAGACCAATCCGGCGCCGGTGAAATGGGTGCTCGAGCAACGCGGACTGATCAACTCCGGGCACGTCCGGCCGCCGTTGATCACGCCGACCGACGCCGGCCTGGTCAAGATCACGTCGTTGCTGAACGAGGGTGCCGACTACCTGTCCCCGGTGCACGACAACGACACCATCGCCGCTCGCCGGTCCTCCCAGCCTGGAGCTAGTTGA
- the hpaE gene encoding 5-carboxymethyl-2-hydroxymuconate semialdehyde dehydrogenase, with amino-acid sequence MNSNATTAATGEVTTPHVPTELPPRIQHFIDGAFVDSVDGGTFDVLEPVTNSTYLQAAAGQKADIDRAVHAARSAFDDGPWPHLLARERNRILNKIADIVESTDARLAELETYDSGLPITQALGQARRAAENFRFFADLIVAQSDDTYKVPGRQVNYVNRKPKGVAGLITPWNTPFMLESWKLAPALASGCTVVLKPAEFTPLSASLWPAIFREAGVPDGVFNLVNGLGEDAGDALVKHPDVQLISFTGESATGQLIFANAALTLKGLSMELGGKSPAIVFADADLDAALDSTLFGVFSLNGERCTAGSRILVERSIYDDFVRRYAERATKIKVGDPHDPQTEVGALVHPEHYAKVTGYIDIGRTEARLVAGGERPEGLPTGNYVQPTVFADVPSTARIFQEEIFGPVVAITPFDSEEEALRLANDVKYGLAAYVWTSDLERAHNFAQRIDAGMVWLNSHNVRDLRTPFGGVKASGLGHEGGYRSLDFYSDQQAVHISLANVHTPKFGA; translated from the coding sequence ATGAACTCGAACGCAACGACAGCCGCCACCGGCGAGGTCACGACGCCGCACGTACCCACCGAGTTGCCGCCGCGGATCCAGCACTTCATCGACGGCGCGTTCGTCGACAGTGTCGACGGTGGCACCTTCGACGTGCTGGAGCCGGTCACCAACAGCACCTACCTGCAAGCCGCAGCAGGACAGAAGGCCGACATCGATCGCGCGGTGCACGCCGCACGGTCGGCCTTCGACGACGGACCGTGGCCGCACCTGCTGGCCCGCGAACGCAATCGAATCCTGAACAAGATCGCCGACATCGTCGAATCCACCGACGCTCGGCTGGCCGAACTCGAGACCTACGACTCCGGGCTGCCGATTACCCAAGCGCTCGGCCAGGCCCGCCGGGCCGCCGAGAACTTCCGCTTTTTCGCCGACCTGATCGTGGCCCAGTCCGACGACACCTACAAGGTGCCTGGCAGGCAGGTGAACTACGTCAACCGCAAGCCCAAGGGTGTGGCGGGCCTGATCACGCCCTGGAACACCCCGTTCATGCTGGAGAGCTGGAAACTGGCGCCCGCGCTGGCTTCGGGTTGCACGGTGGTGTTGAAGCCGGCGGAATTCACCCCGCTGTCGGCCAGCCTGTGGCCGGCGATCTTCCGTGAGGCAGGAGTGCCGGACGGAGTCTTCAACCTGGTCAACGGTCTGGGCGAGGACGCCGGCGACGCCCTGGTCAAGCACCCGGACGTGCAGTTGATCTCGTTCACCGGTGAATCGGCCACCGGGCAGTTGATCTTCGCCAATGCGGCGCTCACGCTGAAGGGCCTGTCGATGGAGCTGGGCGGCAAGAGTCCGGCGATCGTGTTCGCCGATGCTGATCTTGATGCGGCTTTGGATTCGACGCTGTTCGGTGTCTTCTCCCTCAACGGTGAACGCTGTACGGCCGGCAGCCGGATCCTGGTGGAGCGCAGCATCTACGACGACTTCGTCCGCCGCTACGCCGAGCGGGCGACCAAGATCAAAGTCGGCGACCCGCATGACCCGCAGACCGAGGTCGGTGCGCTGGTGCATCCGGAGCACTACGCGAAGGTGACCGGCTACATCGACATCGGCAGAACCGAGGCCCGGCTGGTCGCCGGCGGCGAACGACCGGAGGGTCTGCCGACCGGGAACTACGTGCAGCCGACCGTGTTCGCCGATGTTCCTTCCACAGCAAGGATCTTTCAGGAAGAGATCTTCGGACCGGTGGTGGCGATCACCCCGTTCGACTCCGAGGAGGAGGCGCTGCGGCTGGCCAACGACGTCAAGTACGGCTTGGCCGCCTACGTCTGGACCTCCGATCTGGAACGCGCGCACAATTTCGCGCAGCGGATCGATGCCGGCATGGTCTGGCTGAATTCGCACAACGTCAGGGATCTGCGCACTCCCTTCGGCGGGGTGAAGGCATCCGGTCTGGGACACGAGGGCGGCTATCGCTCGCTCGACTTCTACTCCGACCAGCAGGCTGTGCACATCTCACTCGCCAATGTCCACACACCGAAGTTCGGCGCTTGA
- a CDS encoding GntR family transcriptional regulator, which translates to MADTVSTGIGGVRAATTAASKSQQAYEWIRERIVGHRFTPGYRLVLSQIAAQLGVSTVPVREAIRRLEAEGLVSFETNVGAQVALVDEDEYVATMQTLAVVEGAATGFAAPLLDGDALAKARAVNDRLRSSLDHFDPHRFTQLNEDFHAVLFEPCPNPDLVDLVHRGWGRLRMLRDSTFSFVPGRAKESVAEHDQILDLIARRADPVEIELTSRRHRLATVEALLAAQHA; encoded by the coding sequence ATGGCCGACACGGTCAGTACCGGCATCGGCGGAGTCCGCGCGGCGACGACCGCCGCGAGCAAATCCCAGCAGGCGTACGAGTGGATCCGTGAACGCATCGTCGGTCATCGCTTCACACCCGGCTATCGGCTGGTGCTCAGCCAGATCGCGGCTCAGCTCGGTGTCAGCACGGTGCCGGTCCGGGAGGCGATCCGCCGGCTCGAGGCAGAGGGCCTGGTCAGCTTCGAGACGAACGTCGGCGCCCAGGTCGCGCTGGTCGACGAGGACGAATACGTGGCCACCATGCAGACGCTCGCCGTGGTCGAGGGAGCGGCCACCGGGTTCGCCGCGCCGCTGCTGGACGGCGACGCGCTGGCGAAGGCTCGGGCGGTGAACGACAGGCTCCGCAGCTCCCTTGATCATTTCGACCCGCACCGCTTCACCCAGCTGAACGAGGACTTCCACGCCGTGCTCTTCGAGCCGTGCCCCAACCCGGACCTGGTCGACCTGGTGCATCGCGGCTGGGGACGGTTGCGAATGCTCCGCGATTCGACCTTCAGCTTTGTGCCCGGCCGGGCCAAGGAGTCGGTGGCCGAGCATGATCAAATTCTCGACTTGATCGCCCGGCGTGCCGATCCGGTGGAGATCGAACTCACCTCGCGTCGGCACCGGTTGGCTACCGTCGAGGCGCTGCTCGCCGCCCAGCACGCCTGA
- a CDS encoding L,D-transpeptidase yields MSSRRCRFGAGTAAIFAAVVLMITGCGQQPGHVSTAGTSPTSAGTTSGQNPTTTDPTSTGTASTSTDPGSDQTAGSDPSKKTSPETTPSKKQPSGPPMLLDSIVPTDKSTVGVAMPIVIIFSTPVKKSARADIERAAKVTTSIPVTGAWHWFGDRQVEFRPKEYWPSGDEVTLRAEFDQVGDGYGRYGTHAYVRHFTIGGDFETKISVPHHTTKVYRDGKLIKTMPSDAGSPEFPSWEGTMAVVGTVRNQHMTSCSAGITCNKHNPNYYDGWYPWAVRLTYSGTFVHYSDADPQPGHGNGSHGCVHLSWDDAKWYFRHISVGDPVTITGSGRGKASADNGYAAYNLSWSQWQHDSGLGAVTTNQS; encoded by the coding sequence ATGTCGTCGAGACGCTGCCGGTTCGGCGCGGGCACGGCCGCGATCTTCGCGGCCGTAGTGCTGATGATCACCGGCTGTGGGCAACAGCCCGGCCACGTCTCCACGGCCGGGACGTCGCCGACTTCGGCCGGCACGACCAGTGGCCAGAATCCAACCACGACGGATCCGACCAGTACGGGGACCGCGTCGACCTCGACCGATCCGGGCTCCGATCAGACCGCCGGTAGCGATCCGAGCAAGAAGACCAGCCCGGAAACGACGCCGAGCAAGAAGCAGCCGTCCGGGCCGCCGATGCTGCTGGACTCGATCGTGCCCACCGACAAGAGCACGGTCGGGGTGGCGATGCCGATCGTGATCATCTTCTCTACCCCGGTGAAGAAGTCGGCCCGGGCAGACATCGAGCGAGCCGCCAAGGTCACCACGTCGATTCCGGTGACCGGCGCCTGGCACTGGTTCGGCGATCGGCAGGTCGAGTTCCGGCCGAAGGAATACTGGCCGAGCGGCGACGAGGTCACCCTGCGGGCCGAATTCGATCAGGTCGGTGACGGCTACGGACGCTACGGCACCCACGCCTACGTCCGCCACTTCACCATCGGCGGGGACTTCGAGACCAAGATCTCGGTGCCGCATCACACCACCAAGGTCTACCGGGACGGGAAGTTGATCAAGACCATGCCCAGCGATGCCGGCAGCCCGGAATTCCCTTCCTGGGAAGGGACGATGGCGGTCGTCGGCACCGTACGCAATCAGCACATGACCTCCTGCAGTGCCGGCATCACCTGCAACAAGCACAATCCGAACTATTACGACGGTTGGTATCCGTGGGCCGTTCGGCTCACCTACTCGGGCACCTTCGTGCACTACTCCGACGCCGACCCGCAACCGGGCCACGGCAACGGCTCGCACGGCTGCGTACACCTGTCCTGGGATGACGCGAAGTGGTACTTCCGGCACATCTCGGTCGGTGACCCGGTGACCATCACCGGCTCGGGCCGCGGCAAGGCGTCGGCCGACAACGGCTACGCCGCCTACAACCTGTCCTGGAGCCAGTGGCAACACGACAGTGGACTGGGCGCGGTCACCACAAACCAGAGCTGA
- a CDS encoding aldo/keto reductase — protein MINRNLGNSGLAVSAIGFGCMGLNHGFGHALAEQEAVTVIRAAVDLGVTFFDTAEVYGPYTNEELVGKALAPIRDRVVIATKFGFTIDGGSSTGLDSRPDHIRATVDESLQRLDTDRIDLLYQHRVDPDVPIEDVAGTVKELIEAGKVGHFGLSEAGVEVIRRAHSVQPVTALQSEYSLWWREPEAEIIPTLHELGIGLVPFSPLGKGFLTGTISGSTSFGDGDVRSRSPRYTEQMRTAHQGLVDQVTAIAGQHNATPAQVALAWILAQHPTNVPIPGTTKLHRLEENTGAAELQLTAADLDQLNQVSAQVDLTTNRYPERMQQWINR, from the coding sequence ATGATCAACAGAAACCTCGGCAACAGCGGACTCGCCGTATCGGCGATCGGCTTCGGTTGCATGGGCCTCAACCACGGCTTCGGTCACGCCCTGGCGGAACAGGAAGCCGTCACCGTGATCCGGGCGGCGGTCGACCTCGGTGTCACGTTCTTCGACACGGCAGAGGTGTACGGCCCGTACACCAACGAAGAACTCGTCGGCAAAGCCCTCGCCCCGATCCGCGACCGGGTCGTGATCGCCACCAAGTTCGGGTTCACCATCGACGGCGGTTCATCCACCGGCCTGGACAGCCGCCCCGACCACATCCGCGCCACCGTCGACGAATCCCTGCAACGGCTCGACACCGATCGGATCGACCTGCTCTACCAACACCGCGTAGACCCCGACGTACCGATCGAGGACGTCGCCGGCACCGTCAAGGAACTCATCGAGGCGGGCAAGGTCGGACACTTCGGACTCTCCGAAGCCGGCGTCGAGGTGATTCGTCGTGCTCACAGCGTTCAGCCCGTCACCGCACTCCAGAGCGAATACTCGCTGTGGTGGCGTGAACCCGAAGCCGAGATCATCCCCACTCTGCACGAACTCGGCATCGGTCTGGTCCCGTTCAGCCCGCTCGGCAAGGGATTCCTCACCGGCACCATCAGCGGCAGCACGTCGTTCGGTGACGGGGATGTCCGCAGCCGGTCACCCCGCTACACCGAACAGATGCGCACGGCGCACCAGGGCCTGGTCGATCAAGTCACCGCGATCGCCGGCCAGCACAACGCCACCCCGGCCCAGGTCGCGCTCGCCTGGATCCTTGCCCAGCATCCGACCAACGTGCCGATCCCCGGAACCACCAAACTCCACCGGCTCGAGGAGAACACCGGCGCGGCCGAACTGCAACTCACCGCCGCCGACCTTGATCAACTCAACCAGGTGTCGGCCCAGGTCGACCTGACCACCAACCGCTACCCGGAACGGATGCAGCAGTGGATCAACCGCTGA
- a CDS encoding fumarylacetoacetate hydrolase family protein produces the protein MTYDEVRPPVPETVDAGLATHPLVGRPGKIIAVHLNYPSRIAQRGRRPAKPSYFLKPVTSLAVSGASVERPLGTELLAFEGEIALIIGRTARRVNPDHGWSHVAGVTAANDLGVYDLRGADKGSNLRSKGGDGFTPIGPSMISAEAVDPARLRVRTWINGELAQDDSAATVVFGFGELVADLSQLITLEPGDVILTGTPAGSSVVVPGDLIEVEVDVPDSGLTSGRLATAVTEGSTPLPEYGAQPMADDHQRIEAWGSAEAAGVSEVEELELTDEMINKLRQISVATLASQLRKHGYNQLFIDGVHTNHPGHKMIGRARTLRFVPAREDLFGSHGGGYNAQKKAFDALNPGEVLVIEARGERGTGTVGDILGLRAQVRGAVGIVTDGGVRDWAAVAELDIPTFSAGPHPAVLGRRHVPWDSDLTIACGGASVQPGDVIIGDDDGVLVIPPAVLSEVLDDSLVQEAEEEWIAARVADGESVDGLYPLTGAWRQRYRDQNSTEGS, from the coding sequence ATGACGTACGACGAAGTCCGTCCGCCGGTGCCGGAAACCGTCGACGCCGGGCTGGCTACGCATCCGCTTGTCGGTCGACCCGGCAAGATCATCGCAGTCCATCTGAACTATCCGTCACGGATCGCCCAGCGCGGCCGCCGACCCGCCAAGCCTTCGTACTTCCTGAAGCCGGTGACGTCGTTGGCTGTCAGCGGCGCGAGCGTCGAACGACCCTTGGGCACCGAGTTGCTCGCATTCGAAGGCGAGATCGCGTTGATCATCGGCCGCACCGCTCGCCGGGTGAATCCGGACCACGGTTGGTCCCACGTCGCCGGGGTGACGGCAGCAAATGATCTTGGTGTGTACGACCTGCGCGGCGCCGACAAGGGGTCCAACCTGCGCTCCAAGGGCGGCGACGGGTTCACCCCGATCGGGCCGTCGATGATTTCGGCTGAAGCGGTCGATCCCGCGCGGCTGCGGGTGCGTACCTGGATCAACGGTGAGCTCGCCCAGGACGACAGCGCCGCGACGGTGGTGTTCGGATTCGGTGAACTGGTGGCCGACCTCTCCCAGTTGATCACCTTGGAGCCGGGCGACGTGATCCTGACCGGCACGCCGGCGGGATCCTCGGTGGTGGTGCCGGGAGACCTGATCGAGGTCGAGGTCGACGTGCCGGACTCCGGCTTGACGAGCGGTCGTCTGGCGACCGCCGTCACCGAAGGTTCCACCCCGCTGCCGGAGTACGGCGCGCAACCGATGGCCGATGATCATCAACGGATCGAAGCGTGGGGAAGCGCTGAGGCGGCCGGGGTTTCGGAGGTCGAGGAGTTGGAACTGACCGACGAGATGATCAACAAGCTGCGTCAGATTTCCGTTGCCACGCTGGCATCTCAGCTGCGCAAGCACGGATACAACCAGCTCTTCATCGACGGCGTGCACACCAATCACCCCGGACACAAGATGATCGGCCGGGCGCGCACCCTGCGGTTCGTGCCGGCCCGGGAAGACCTGTTCGGCAGTCACGGCGGCGGCTACAACGCGCAGAAGAAGGCTTTCGACGCGCTGAATCCCGGAGAGGTGTTGGTGATCGAGGCCCGCGGTGAACGTGGCACCGGTACGGTCGGCGACATCCTGGGCCTGCGCGCGCAGGTCCGCGGTGCGGTCGGGATCGTCACCGACGGTGGCGTACGCGACTGGGCGGCGGTCGCCGAGTTGGACATCCCGACCTTCTCCGCCGGTCCGCATCCGGCGGTCCTCGGACGCCGGCACGTGCCCTGGGACAGCGATCTGACCATCGCCTGCGGCGGCGCGAGTGTGCAACCCGGCGACGTGATCATCGGAGACGACGACGGCGTGCTGGTGATTCCGCCGGCTGTGCTGTCGGAGGTGTTGGACGACAGCCTGGTGCAGGAGGCGGAGGAGGAATGGATCGCCGCCAGGGTGGCCGACGGCGAATCGGTGGACGGACTGTATCCGCTGACCGGCGCCTGGCGTCAGCGTTACCGTGATCAGAACAGCACGGAAGGAAGCTGA